A region from the Campylobacter subantarcticus LMG 24377 genome encodes:
- a CDS encoding diacylglycerol kinase, with protein sequence MKPKYSLFKNASYALSGVKFLLKDEMAFRIEFTIILPLICLSLFFPISFLEHFVLVFVLVLILIVEALNSAIEACVDLCTSEFHILAKKAKDCASAGVLFSVVLAIITWSFILFDMAREWMIK encoded by the coding sequence ATGAAGCCAAAGTATTCTTTATTTAAAAACGCTTCTTATGCTCTTAGTGGGGTTAAATTTTTACTCAAAGATGAAATGGCTTTTAGAATAGAATTTACTATTATCCTGCCTTTAATATGCTTGAGTTTGTTTTTTCCTATAAGCTTTTTAGAGCATTTTGTGCTTGTATTTGTTTTAGTGTTGATTTTGATCGTAGAAGCACTAAATTCTGCCATAGAAGCTTGTGTGGATCTTTGCACGAGCGAATTTCACATCTTAGCCAAAAAAGCAAAAGATTGCGCAAGTGCAGGGGTGCTTTTTAGCGTAGTTTTAGCTATAATTACTTGGAGTTTTATTCTTTTTGATATGGCTAGAGAATGGATGATAAAGTAA
- a CDS encoding anaerobic ribonucleoside triphosphate reductase has product MEIKFIIKRDKSQVAFDIFKIKNAIFKANINSTDEKLNNDFLDKLCDEVVALLDEKHMQVEQIQDKVEEILIKNALVNTAKSYILYRQKRMQIRNGSYNLLSLYDDLTFKDSKEADLKRENANINSDGAMGMMLKYGSEGAKYYVDECILPKHIANAHKNGDIHIHDKDFYMLTQTCCQIDLLKLFENGFSTGHGSLREPNDIRSYASLACIALQANQNEMHGGQSIPNFDFAIAKGVSKTFQKEYKKAINAFFEIKLEQSLDEQCFKNANFQASSEKECFKELLRLDLNSDESFLKQANAYAYKRALKQTQDATFQAMEALVHNLNTMNSRAGAQVPFSTLNYGTDTSFEGQMVVENLLKATMRGLGNGETPIFPVQIFKVKEGVNYNEKDPNYKLFKLAIECASKRLFPNFSFLDASFNAKYYKKGDYNSEVAYMGCRTRVMANVYDKSKEITSGRGNLSFTSINLVRLAIEAKGNLELFYSFLKEKLELVYEQLLHRYKIQSLKKAKNFPFLMGERIWINSDTLKENDSVEKVIAHGTLAIGYIGLCESLVALVGSHHGQSQEARELGLKIVRFMREFVDEKAFKDKLNFSLIATPAEGLSGRFLKLDQKKYGILKGITDKEFYTNSFHIPVDFPISIYEKIQIEAPYHELNNGGHITYVELNGDVSKNLESFKRIIQCMKESNIGYGSINFPLDRDPVCGYSGVIDEFCPKCHRKEDDIKFERIRRITGYLVGTLDRFNNAKKAEVHARIKHDFS; this is encoded by the coding sequence ATGGAGATAAAATTTATTATAAAAAGAGATAAAAGTCAAGTTGCATTTGATATTTTTAAGATTAAAAATGCTATTTTCAAAGCTAATATAAACTCTACAGATGAAAAACTAAATAATGATTTTTTAGACAAACTTTGTGATGAAGTTGTAGCTTTGCTTGATGAAAAGCACATGCAAGTAGAACAAATTCAAGATAAAGTTGAAGAGATTTTAATCAAAAATGCCTTAGTTAACACTGCAAAATCTTATATTTTATACCGTCAAAAAAGAATGCAAATTCGCAATGGTAGCTATAATTTGCTTAGTTTGTATGATGATTTGACTTTTAAAGACTCTAAAGAAGCGGATTTAAAAAGAGAAAATGCCAATATCAACTCAGATGGTGCTATGGGTATGATGCTTAAATATGGTTCAGAAGGAGCAAAATACTATGTAGATGAGTGTATTTTACCAAAACATATTGCAAATGCACACAAAAACGGCGATATACACATACATGATAAAGATTTTTATATGCTAACACAAACTTGTTGTCAAATAGACTTATTAAAGCTTTTTGAAAATGGTTTTAGTACAGGACATGGAAGTTTGCGTGAGCCAAATGATATCAGATCTTATGCTTCTTTAGCTTGCATTGCTTTGCAGGCCAATCAAAATGAAATGCATGGAGGTCAATCTATACCAAATTTTGATTTTGCTATAGCAAAAGGTGTGTCAAAGACTTTTCAAAAAGAGTATAAAAAAGCTATAAATGCATTTTTTGAAATAAAATTAGAGCAAAGTTTAGACGAGCAATGCTTTAAAAATGCTAATTTTCAAGCCTCAAGTGAAAAAGAATGTTTTAAAGAGCTTTTAAGACTTGATTTAAATAGTGATGAGAGTTTTTTAAAACAAGCAAATGCTTATGCTTATAAAAGAGCATTAAAACAAACCCAAGACGCAACTTTTCAAGCTATGGAAGCTTTGGTGCATAATCTTAATACTATGAACTCAAGAGCAGGCGCTCAAGTGCCTTTTAGTACGCTAAATTATGGCACCGATACTTCTTTTGAAGGTCAAATGGTGGTAGAAAATTTACTCAAAGCTACGATGAGAGGTTTGGGAAATGGCGAAACACCGATTTTTCCTGTACAAATTTTTAAAGTAAAAGAAGGTGTTAATTATAATGAAAAAGATCCAAACTACAAGCTTTTTAAACTTGCTATAGAATGTGCTTCTAAAAGACTTTTTCCAAATTTTAGCTTTTTAGATGCAAGCTTTAATGCAAAATACTATAAAAAGGGCGATTATAACAGCGAAGTGGCTTATATGGGGTGTAGAACTAGGGTTATGGCAAATGTTTATGATAAGAGTAAAGAAATCACAAGCGGTAGAGGAAATTTAAGTTTTACAAGTATCAACCTTGTGCGTTTAGCTATAGAAGCCAAAGGAAATTTAGAACTTTTTTACTCATTTTTAAAAGAAAAATTAGAGCTTGTGTATGAGCAACTACTTCATAGATATAAAATTCAAAGCCTTAAAAAAGCAAAGAATTTCCCATTTTTAATGGGCGAGAGAATTTGGATAAATTCAGATACTTTAAAAGAAAATGATAGTGTAGAAAAGGTTATAGCTCATGGGACTTTAGCTATAGGTTATATAGGGCTTTGTGAAAGCTTAGTAGCTTTGGTGGGTTCTCACCATGGGCAAAGCCAAGAAGCAAGAGAGCTTGGCTTGAAAATCGTGCGTTTTATGCGTGAATTTGTCGATGAAAAAGCATTCAAAGACAAACTGAATTTTTCACTCATAGCCACTCCGGCTGAAGGATTAAGTGGAAGATTTTTAAAGCTAGATCAAAAAAAATATGGCATTTTAAAAGGCATAACCGATAAAGAATTTTATACCAATTCTTTTCATATTCCTGTGGATTTTCCTATCAGTATCTATGAAAAAATTCAAATAGAAGCCCCATATCATGAGCTAAATAACGGCGGGCATATTACTTATGTAGAGTTAAATGGCGATGTGAGTAAAAACCTAGAAAGCTTTAAGCGTATCATACAATGCATGAAAGAAAGTAATATAGGTTATGGCTCGATCAATTTCCCGCTAGATAGAGACCCTGTGTGTGGTTATAGCGGTGTGATAGATGAGTTTTGCCCAAAATGCCATAGAAAAGAAGATGATATTAAATTCGAACGCATTAGAAGGATCACAGGTTATCTAGTGGGAACGCTTGATCGTTTTAACAATGCGAAAAAAGCTGAAGTTCATGCAAGAATTAAACACGATTTTTCTTAG
- a CDS encoding phosphoethanolamine transferase, which translates to MRLKLSWVQFTLLNTIFIMAFNFPLFEFVYDKIEQDLMLFGVFSGIYFFLVLSILSLVYLPYLSKILSIFLLSTCAICSYFVSNYGVLIDDHMIQNVIETDNREFFSYFNFSFVLYILAFVILPSVLVVLTEIEYERYFFKKSVLFLGSLAICFGLIALSSKSFLPFLRSHNIVRMYNLPFYPIYSSIEFTKKKLASKKELTIISDDASLKDSNTSRLMILVVGETARASHYSLGGYTYNDTNFYTKNEANLVYFSDVSSCGTATARSLPCMFSRHKREDFKDGLYEENALDILQKVGVKSVWFGNNSGGCKGICDRIKHQLIAKDYDESLLELVTKELQNTHANQIIAVHLQGSHGPTYYKRYPKEFKKFTPTCDTNELNTCSQEQIINTYDNTLLYTDFILKNLINLLQKNPIQEASLLYLSDHGESLGENGIYLHGMPYLIAPKDQKHIPMIFWSKDSNLTQALKAKKDYKLSHDNLFSSLLGYFGVNSKEYEANYDIFNKNLKENH; encoded by the coding sequence ATGCGTTTAAAACTCTCGTGGGTACAATTTACTTTACTTAATACGATTTTTATTATGGCGTTTAATTTTCCATTGTTTGAATTTGTATATGATAAAATCGAGCAAGATCTTATGCTTTTTGGTGTGTTTTCTGGGATTTATTTTTTCTTGGTTTTAAGCATACTATCTTTAGTCTACCTTCCTTACTTGAGTAAAATTTTAAGCATTTTTTTACTTAGCACTTGTGCTATTTGTAGTTATTTTGTTAGTAACTATGGAGTTTTAATCGATGATCATATGATACAAAATGTCATTGAAACAGACAATAGAGAATTCTTTTCTTATTTTAATTTTTCTTTTGTTTTGTATATCTTAGCTTTTGTTATTTTACCTAGTGTACTTGTGGTTTTAACCGAAATTGAATATGAAAGATATTTTTTCAAAAAAAGCGTATTATTTTTAGGATCTTTGGCGATATGCTTTGGTTTAATCGCCCTTAGCTCAAAGTCTTTTTTGCCTTTTTTACGATCGCACAATATCGTTAGAATGTATAATCTACCATTTTACCCAATTTACTCTAGTATAGAATTTACCAAGAAAAAACTAGCAAGCAAAAAAGAACTTACTATCATTTCAGATGATGCGAGTTTAAAAGATAGCAATACTTCTAGATTAATGATTTTAGTTGTAGGAGAAACAGCTCGAGCAAGTCATTATTCTTTAGGGGGTTACACTTATAATGATACAAATTTTTACACCAAAAATGAAGCAAATTTGGTTTATTTTAGTGATGTAAGCTCTTGTGGAACTGCCACAGCAAGAAGTTTGCCTTGTATGTTTTCAAGACATAAAAGAGAAGATTTTAAAGATGGCTTGTATGAAGAAAATGCTTTAGATATCTTACAAAAAGTCGGGGTTAAAAGCGTTTGGTTTGGCAACAACTCAGGAGGTTGCAAAGGCATTTGTGATCGCATAAAACACCAATTAATTGCAAAAGATTATGATGAGAGTTTGCTCGAGCTTGTGACAAAAGAACTCCAAAACACTCATGCCAATCAAATCATCGCTGTGCATTTACAAGGTTCTCATGGGCCAACTTACTACAAACGCTACCCAAAAGAATTTAAAAAATTTACTCCTACTTGTGATACAAATGAACTCAACACCTGCTCACAAGAACAAATCATCAACACCTATGACAATACTTTACTTTACACAGATTTTATCCTTAAAAATCTTATAAATTTACTTCAAAAAAATCCTATTCAAGAAGCTTCTTTACTATACCTATCAGATCATGGAGAGAGTTTGGGTGAGAATGGAATTTATCTACATGGCATGCCTTATTTAATAGCACCAAAAGACCAAAAACATATACCAATGATCTTTTGGAGTAAAGATAGCAACTTGACTCAAGCCTTAAAAGCAAAAAAAGACTACAAGCTCTCACATGATAATCTTTTTTCAAGTTTGCTAGGGTATTTTGGAGTAAATAGTAAAGAATATGAGGCAAATTATGATATATTTAATAAAAATTTAAAGGAAAATCATTAA
- a CDS encoding helix-turn-helix domain-containing protein: MDDKVKTLCIKIFGKKRFEILEFLALHADDDGFVFANIEKLSKQLNISKPTIISTFKFLEEKALLEKLKNGLYKLK; this comes from the coding sequence ATGGATGATAAAGTAAAAACACTATGTATTAAAATTTTTGGTAAAAAACGTTTTGAAATTTTAGAATTTTTAGCACTTCATGCTGATGATGATGGCTTTGTCTTTGCAAATATCGAAAAACTTTCCAAACAATTAAACATCAGCAAACCTACCATTATTTCTACTTTTAAATTTTTAGAAGAAAAAGCTTTGCTTGAAAAACTCAAAAATGGATTATATAAACTCAAATAG
- a CDS encoding exodeoxyribonuclease III — protein MKLLSWNVNGLRAICDKNALDWIKQEQIDFIGFQEIKAHEDKFPKRIYEYPFKHMYSNSAKRAGYSGVMSLCNFDCETNRCEFFDDDEGRVLEHSFKNMVLFNIYFPNGQKDEERLNFKMKFYNDFLVYLDKLLKEGKEIIICGDVNTAHREIDLTHPKANEKTSGFLPIERAWIDDLLKLGFVDTFRHVNGDIKEKYSWWSYRMKARERNVGWRIDYFFVSNGLKDKLKNAFIRDDIFGSDHAPVGIEIDI, from the coding sequence ATGAAATTATTATCATGGAATGTAAATGGCTTAAGGGCAATTTGCGATAAAAACGCACTAGATTGGATAAAACAAGAGCAAATTGATTTTATAGGTTTTCAAGAGATTAAAGCACACGAGGATAAATTCCCAAAAAGAATTTATGAATATCCTTTTAAACACATGTATTCAAATAGTGCTAAAAGAGCAGGGTATTCAGGTGTAATGAGCTTGTGTAATTTTGATTGTGAGACTAACAGGTGCGAATTTTTTGATGATGATGAGGGCAGAGTTTTAGAGCATAGTTTTAAAAATATGGTTTTGTTTAACATTTACTTTCCAAATGGTCAAAAAGATGAAGAGCGTTTGAATTTTAAAATGAAATTTTACAATGATTTTTTGGTGTATCTAGATAAGCTTTTAAAAGAAGGTAAAGAGATTATCATTTGTGGTGATGTTAACACTGCTCACCGTGAGATAGACTTAACTCACCCAAAAGCCAATGAAAAAACTTCAGGCTTTTTACCTATAGAACGTGCTTGGATTGATGATTTATTAAAACTAGGTTTTGTAGATACGTTTAGGCATGTTAATGGCGACATCAAAGAAAAATATTCGTGGTGGAGTTATAGAATGAAAGCAAGAGAAAGAAATGTAGGCTGGAGGATTGACTACTTTTTTGTCTCTAATGGTTTAAAAGACAAGCTCAAAAATGCCTTTATAAGAGATGATATTTTTGGTTCAGATCATGCTCCTGTAGGGATAGAAATTGATATTTAA
- the pyrC gene encoding dihydroorotase: MIVKNPLDMHLHLRDESMLELVAPFSAKDFKAGVIMPNLITPLTETTALKAYKERILKVCNKEDFTPLMTLFFKDYDEKFLEKAKDELFAIKLYPAGITTNSDNGISSFDIEKLKPTLNAMSELNIPLLVHGETNDFVMDREANFAKIYEKLAKNFPKLKIIMEHITTKTLCDLLKDHENLYATITLHHLMITLDDVVGGKMDPHLFCKPIAKRYEDKDALCELAFNGYEKAMFGSDSAPHPLHTKECCGCAAGVFSAPVILPVLAELFEKHSNEVNLQKFISDNACKIHNLEFKKDKIIALEKQEWQVAQKYGDVVPFMAGKTLNFKVAN, encoded by the coding sequence ATGATAGTTAAAAACCCTTTGGATATGCATTTGCATTTACGTGATGAAAGCATGCTTGAGCTTGTAGCTCCATTTAGCGCAAAAGACTTTAAGGCAGGGGTTATCATGCCAAATTTAATCACCCCACTTACTGAAACAACTGCACTCAAAGCCTACAAGGAACGCATTTTAAAAGTATGTAACAAGGAAGACTTTACGCCTTTGATGACTTTGTTTTTTAAAGACTATGATGAGAAATTTTTAGAAAAAGCTAAAGATGAACTTTTTGCCATTAAGCTTTACCCTGCGGGTATAACCACCAACTCAGATAATGGAATTTCAAGCTTTGATATAGAAAAGCTAAAGCCTACATTAAATGCCATGAGCGAATTAAATATACCTTTGCTTGTGCATGGTGAAACGAATGATTTTGTGATGGATAGAGAAGCAAATTTTGCTAAAATTTATGAAAAACTAGCAAAAAACTTTCCAAAACTAAAAATCATCATGGAGCACATCACCACCAAAACTTTGTGTGATTTACTAAAAGATCATGAAAACTTATACGCAACTATCACTTTACACCACTTGATGATAACCCTAGATGATGTAGTAGGTGGCAAGATGGATCCACACTTGTTTTGCAAGCCTATAGCAAAACGCTATGAAGACAAAGACGCTTTATGCGAGCTTGCTTTTAATGGCTATGAAAAGGCTATGTTTGGAAGCGATAGCGCGCCTCATCCATTACACACTAAAGAATGCTGTGGTTGTGCAGCTGGTGTATTTAGCGCGCCGGTGATTTTACCTGTGCTGGCTGAACTTTTTGAAAAACATTCAAATGAAGTAAATTTGCAAAAATTTATTTCAGATAATGCTTGTAAAATCCATAATCTTGAATTTAAAAAAGATAAAATCATCGCTTTAGAAAAACAAGAATGGCAAGTAGCGCAAAAATACGGCGATGTGGTACCATTTATGGCAGGAAAAACTTTAAATTTCAAAGTCGCAAATTAA